Proteins from a single region of Halostella litorea:
- a CDS encoding integrase core domain-containing protein: VGSRSSVREWLEQFMHYYNRHRPHQALDGKTPIEKLQN, encoded by the coding sequence GGTGGGCAGTCGCTCCAGCGTCCGAGAGTGGCTTGAACAGTTCATGCATTACTACAACCGCCACAGACCCCACCAAGCTCTCGATGGAAAAACGCCGATCGAGAAACTCCAGAACTAG